In a genomic window of Methanoregula sp. UBA64:
- a CDS encoding formylmethanofuran dehydrogenase subunit B: MPKEVKDVICPFCGTLCDDLIITVSDDNKTILGVKNACAIGSEKFNHQRLPGRVKRPRMRQADGSFKEVTYDEAIDWTAKMLVKSRKTLMYGWASTSCQAMAIGHDIAEKVGGIVDNCATVCHGSSLIAIEDVGVPSCTLGEVKNRADRVVFWGCNPAHAHPRHMSRYSIFPRGFFTVKGHKGRKIYCVDCRYTDTAKCADEFIQVAQGFDYELLNAFRAAARGQPIPDTIGGVPKEKIIEVVEDLKQGRFVIIFFGMGLTHTMGRNHNIDIAINLTRDMNDFTKCAIMAMRGHWNVTGSGQVLGWQYGFPYAVDLSRRDQARHQTGETTSVDLLNRSEVEACFYIATDPGAHFPVNAMISSSRKPTVCIDPHINCTTEISDLHIPVALVGVEVEGCAYRMDNVPIETRKVVDPPEGVLSDVELLTKINQRVDELMAAESAAAKAGQPAKATAKGGA, from the coding sequence ATGCCAAAAGAAGTAAAAGATGTAATCTGCCCGTTCTGCGGTACGCTGTGCGATGATCTCATCATCACCGTATCCGACGACAACAAGACGATTCTCGGGGTCAAGAACGCGTGCGCAATCGGCTCAGAGAAGTTCAACCACCAGCGCCTCCCGGGCCGTGTCAAGCGCCCGAGGATGAGGCAGGCTGACGGCAGCTTCAAGGAAGTTACCTACGATGAGGCAATCGACTGGACCGCAAAGATGCTGGTCAAGTCCCGTAAGACCCTGATGTACGGCTGGGCATCCACCAGCTGCCAGGCAATGGCCATCGGCCACGACATTGCAGAAAAGGTCGGCGGTATTGTCGACAACTGTGCAACGGTCTGCCACGGCTCCTCGCTTATTGCCATCGAAGATGTCGGTGTCCCGAGCTGCACGCTCGGTGAGGTCAAGAACCGTGCCGACCGCGTGGTCTTCTGGGGCTGCAACCCGGCACACGCCCACCCCCGGCATATGTCCCGGTACTCTATCTTCCCCCGCGGTTTCTTCACCGTAAAAGGTCACAAGGGCCGGAAGATCTACTGCGTTGACTGCCGGTACACCGATACCGCAAAATGCGCCGACGAGTTCATCCAGGTAGCCCAGGGGTTCGACTACGAGCTCTTGAATGCCTTCAGGGCAGCAGCCCGGGGCCAGCCGATCCCGGATACGATTGGCGGCGTACCGAAAGAAAAGATCATTGAAGTCGTCGAGGACCTCAAGCAGGGCCGGTTCGTTATCATCTTCTTTGGCATGGGCCTTACCCACACCATGGGCAGGAACCACAACATCGATATCGCCATCAACCTGACCCGCGACATGAACGACTTTACGAAATGCGCGATCATGGCAATGCGCGGCCACTGGAACGTTACCGGCTCCGGCCAGGTGCTCGGCTGGCAGTACGGGTTCCCGTATGCAGTCGATCTCTCCAGGAGAGACCAGGCCCGCCACCAGACCGGCGAGACGACCTCGGTCGATCTCTTAAACCGGAGCGAAGTCGAGGCCTGCTTCTATATTGCAACCGACCCGGGCGCACACTTCCCGGTCAATGCAATGATCAGCAGCTCGAGAAAGCCCACGGTCTGTATCGACCCGCACATCAACTGCACGACCGAGATCTCGGATCTCCACATCCCGGTCGCCCTTGTCGGTGTTGAAGTCGAGGGCTGTGCCTATCGTATGGACAATGTCCCGATCGAGACCCGCAAGGTAGTAGACCCGCCCGAAGGCGTGCTCTCCGATGTCGAGCTCTTAACTAAGATCAACCAGCGCGTTGACGAGCTCATGGCTGCGGAAAGCGCGGCAGCCAAGGCCGGGCAGCCGGCAAAGGCAACCGCCAAGGGAGGCGCGTAA
- a CDS encoding formylmethanofuran dehydrogenase subunit A, with translation MSEFIIKNGHVFDPVQGIKGDKKDIAIKDGKIVDKVGSSAKVIDAKGKTVMAGALDIHSHVAGPKVNAGRWYRPEDKHFDSHKVPGITRIEGGKSIPTVFKTGYTYARMGFGFVMEAAMPPMYARHVHEEIHDTPIIDEAALPVFGNNWFILEYLKNQEIENAAAYIAWILKQTKGYGIKCVNPGGTEAWAWGLNCLTIHDPVPYFDITPAEIVTGLMKANEYLGLPHSFHVHQNDLGNPGNYTVTMDTLKLAEGIKPRNNFGREQVLHSTHLQFHSYGGDSFANICSKAKEVMDVFNKNKNLTMDTGNVTMDETTTMTADGPFEHHLHALNHLKWFNVDVELETGAGVVPYIYSPNVTVNCIQWAIGLELALYAKDPMRCFITTDHPNAGPFTRYPRVYSWLMSKKIRDAYLNSFKHADKVIDATTLAELDREITLYELAQMTRAGPAKALGLGTDYGGLKPGMTADVAIYNIDPDNFPTSGPEIEKAFANVAWFFKNGTICVENGKVVDMGHKETFWVDVKMPENKQVMHDVREKFLKYYSLNEANYPVPESYAPHQHIIAIDGVQG, from the coding sequence ATGTCGGAATTTATCATCAAGAACGGACACGTCTTTGACCCGGTCCAGGGAATCAAGGGCGACAAGAAGGATATTGCCATCAAAGACGGCAAGATTGTAGACAAGGTCGGGTCCTCCGCGAAAGTCATCGATGCCAAGGGCAAGACGGTCATGGCCGGGGCGCTCGATATCCACTCCCATGTGGCAGGCCCCAAGGTCAACGCCGGCCGCTGGTACCGCCCCGAAGACAAACATTTCGACTCCCACAAGGTGCCCGGCATCACCCGTATCGAGGGCGGCAAGTCCATCCCGACCGTCTTTAAGACCGGGTACACCTATGCCCGCATGGGCTTTGGCTTTGTCATGGAAGCGGCAATGCCCCCGATGTACGCCCGCCACGTGCACGAAGAGATCCACGACACCCCCATCATCGATGAGGCAGCTCTCCCGGTCTTCGGGAACAACTGGTTCATCCTCGAATACCTGAAAAACCAGGAGATCGAGAACGCAGCGGCATACATTGCCTGGATCCTCAAACAGACCAAGGGGTACGGTATCAAGTGCGTCAACCCCGGCGGCACGGAAGCATGGGCATGGGGTCTGAACTGCCTGACCATCCACGACCCGGTGCCGTACTTCGACATCACCCCGGCAGAGATCGTCACCGGCCTGATGAAGGCAAACGAGTATCTCGGCCTTCCGCACTCGTTCCATGTCCACCAGAACGATCTCGGTAACCCCGGGAACTACACGGTGACCATGGACACCCTCAAGCTCGCCGAAGGCATCAAGCCCAGAAACAACTTCGGCCGCGAGCAGGTCCTGCACTCCACGCACCTCCAGTTCCACTCCTATGGCGGGGACAGCTTTGCCAACATCTGTTCGAAGGCAAAGGAGGTCATGGACGTCTTTAACAAGAACAAGAACCTGACCATGGATACCGGTAACGTCACGATGGACGAGACGACAACGATGACTGCCGACGGCCCGTTCGAGCACCACCTCCACGCATTAAACCACCTCAAGTGGTTCAACGTGGATGTCGAACTCGAGACCGGCGCAGGTGTCGTGCCCTACATCTACAGCCCGAACGTTACGGTCAACTGTATCCAGTGGGCCATCGGTCTTGAGCTTGCGCTCTATGCAAAGGACCCGATGCGCTGCTTTATCACCACCGACCACCCGAACGCCGGCCCGTTCACCCGCTACCCGCGTGTGTACTCCTGGCTGATGAGTAAGAAGATCCGTGACGCGTACCTGAACTCGTTCAAGCACGCAGACAAGGTCATCGATGCAACGACCCTTGCAGAACTCGACCGCGAGATCACGCTCTACGAGCTCGCCCAGATGACCCGCGCCGGCCCGGCAAAGGCACTCGGCCTTGGCACAGACTACGGCGGCTTAAAACCCGGCATGACTGCCGATGTCGCAATCTACAACATCGACCCGGACAACTTCCCCACGAGCGGTCCCGAGATCGAGAAGGCATTTGCAAACGTTGCCTGGTTCTTCAAGAACGGCACGATCTGTGTCGAGAACGGCAAGGTCGTCGATATGGGCCACAAGGAGACCTTCTGGGTCGATGTCAAGATGCCCGAGAACAAGCAGGTCATGCACGATGTCAGGGAAAAGTTCCTCAAGTATTACAGCTTAAACGAGGCCAACTACCCCGTACCCGAGAGCTATGCACCGCACCAGCACATCATCGCAATCGATGGGGTTCAGGGATAG
- a CDS encoding formylmethanofuran dehydrogenase subunit C yields the protein MNTVTLTVKKQPELYLELEKVNPDEFAGKTAAEIEKLPVYMGKETDTIGDFFTVAGNAGATAAETKIVINGDCTKMKYIGAKMTDGEVVVNSSCDMYTGSWMKGGKLTVNGDVHSFCGLALKGGEFTVNGNAGNYLGAAYRGDWRGMSGGVLRVKGNAGSDVASFMTGGTLIVEGDVDIHLGTHMEGGTIILKGNANRRVGGQLVKGTIYVFGTINVMMPGYKPVGDVELEVDGTKATFTDYIGDLGERHPKSKGNIVYGHLYMKK from the coding sequence ATGAACACGGTTACACTCACAGTAAAAAAGCAGCCGGAACTCTACCTTGAACTCGAAAAGGTAAACCCTGACGAATTTGCCGGCAAGACTGCCGCAGAGATCGAGAAGCTCCCGGTCTACATGGGTAAGGAGACGGACACCATCGGCGACTTCTTCACGGTCGCCGGGAATGCCGGGGCAACCGCCGCAGAGACAAAGATTGTCATCAACGGCGACTGCACCAAGATGAAGTACATCGGCGCCAAGATGACCGACGGCGAAGTTGTCGTCAACTCGTCCTGCGACATGTACACGGGCTCCTGGATGAAAGGCGGCAAACTCACCGTCAACGGCGACGTGCATTCGTTCTGCGGCCTTGCCCTGAAAGGCGGGGAGTTCACCGTCAACGGCAATGCCGGAAACTATCTCGGCGCCGCATACCGTGGCGACTGGAGAGGCATGAGCGGCGGCGTCCTTCGCGTCAAGGGCAATGCCGGCTCGGATGTTGCCAGCTTCATGACCGGCGGCACGCTGATCGTGGAAGGCGATGTCGATATCCACCTCGGCACCCACATGGAAGGCGGCACGATCATCCTCAAGGGCAATGCAAACCGCCGTGTCGGCGGCCAGCTGGTCAAGGGCACCATCTATGTCTTTGGCACCATCAATGTCATGATGCCCGGCTACAAGCCGGTCGGCGACGTTGAGCTCGAAGTCGATGGCACCAAGGCAACGTTCACCGATTATATCGGCGACCTTGGCGAGAGACACCCGAAAAGCAAGGGAAATATTGTCTACGGCCACCTGTACATGAAAAAATAA
- a CDS encoding aminotransferase class V-fold PLP-dependent enzyme: protein MQREDPGNASGRDSATPLVYLNNAATTWPKPRGVLSAVEECLRTPFFEQGRSTAGSAIDYLAAAREALAGLFRAERPDHMIFTRSATDSLNLLIHGFVSHENRPFHAITTELEHNSVLRPLHTLAAKGKITLSVVPFSEGHVSLSAIKAAVCPETRLVVMSHGSNVLGSLQDIRPIAEYCRANDLFLIVDGAQTAGQIPIDISEIPAGAFVFTGHKALFGLPGTGGFYLDDPEAIDPVQQGGTGTDSRSLFQPEGMPQKFEAGTHNYPGLASLLAGIRFIREEGQEKVARRCRDLTATFVRELSRDKNIVLYAPAPELPVVPFNIRNLDNDETGYILAKAYNIITRTGLHCAPLVHERIDGGSGCVRASMSYLNTEEECRAAAGAIREVAENADR, encoded by the coding sequence ATGCAGAGGGAGGATCCGGGGAACGCGTCCGGCAGGGATTCCGCAACTCCCCTCGTTTACCTCAACAATGCCGCAACCACCTGGCCAAAACCCCGCGGGGTCCTGTCAGCGGTGGAAGAATGCCTGCGCACTCCCTTCTTTGAGCAGGGCCGGTCAACTGCCGGGTCCGCGATCGACTATCTCGCTGCTGCACGGGAAGCCCTGGCCGGCCTTTTTCGTGCAGAACGGCCGGACCATATGATCTTCACCCGGAGTGCCACGGATTCCTTAAACCTCCTCATCCACGGTTTTGTCAGCCACGAGAACCGGCCCTTCCACGCGATTACCACCGAACTGGAGCATAATTCGGTACTCCGTCCGCTCCATACCCTTGCAGCAAAAGGAAAGATTACCCTCTCCGTTGTGCCGTTTTCTGAGGGGCACGTCTCTCTTTCGGCAATAAAAGCTGCCGTCTGCCCGGAGACCCGGCTTGTCGTGATGAGCCACGGGAGCAATGTGCTTGGCTCCCTCCAGGATATACGGCCCATTGCGGAATACTGCCGGGCAAACGATCTCTTCCTTATCGTTGACGGGGCACAGACCGCCGGGCAGATCCCCATCGACATTTCAGAGATCCCGGCCGGGGCATTTGTCTTTACCGGGCACAAGGCGCTCTTTGGACTGCCCGGCACGGGCGGGTTTTACCTGGACGATCCGGAGGCAATCGATCCGGTCCAGCAGGGCGGGACCGGCACGGACTCGCGATCGCTCTTCCAGCCGGAGGGAATGCCGCAGAAGTTCGAGGCCGGCACCCACAATTATCCCGGCCTCGCTTCGCTCCTTGCCGGTATCAGGTTCATCAGAGAGGAAGGCCAGGAGAAGGTTGCCCGGAGATGCCGGGATCTTACCGCCACCTTTGTCCGGGAATTATCACGGGACAAAAATATCGTTCTCTATGCGCCGGCTCCCGAACTCCCGGTCGTCCCGTTCAATATCAGGAACCTGGACAACGACGAGACCGGGTACATCCTCGCAAAAGCGTACAACATTATCACCCGGACCGGTCTTCACTGTGCCCCTCTTGTCCACGAACGGATTGACGGGGGATCGGGATGTGTCCGGGCGAGCATGTCGTACCTCAATACAGAAGAAGAATGCCGTGCCGCGGCCGGGGCAATCCGGGAGGTGGCGGAGAATGCGGATCGTTAG
- a CDS encoding rubredoxin gives MAKYVCMMCGHIYDEAVGETKAFNNTILVNTDRMEEYEGKVMAAEPIKAGTAFADLPADWKCPSCGHPKSYFRVMEPDTLRAMRTISY, from the coding sequence ATGGCAAAGTATGTGTGCATGATGTGCGGTCATATCTATGACGAGGCAGTTGGAGAGACCAAGGCGTTTAACAACACCATTCTCGTCAACACCGACCGTATGGAAGAGTACGAGGGCAAGGTCATGGCAGCAGAGCCGATAAAAGCCGGCACGGCCTTTGCCGATCTCCCCGCAGACTGGAAATGCCCCTCCTGCGGCCACCCCAAGTCCTACTTCCGCGTCATGGAGCCCGACACCCTCCGTGCCATGCGGACGATCAGCTACTAA
- a CDS encoding 4Fe-4S binding protein, with protein sequence MSHLRSPADQALYTRGGIITERDPDFVIVRLRMPAGMITPEQMLGLGEIAKRYGAKELHLTTRQTIELPHMDPDRLGELVADLEKNGTPLGAEREEIVNVTSCLGTRYCKYGIIDSVGLAQEIDRKFFGRELPVKVRIAISSCPNSCESERLNEIGITGTQRPVRDPGLCTGCGTCTHYCREKAIEVDNGVILLHKDLCMECGFCIMPCPFKLISAEPPEYKITVGGRRGRHPKFGRHLITVKSHEDVLRVVDRIVYWIYRQASSGQMLPEQLDDLEFDEFKKSIVKMIEG encoded by the coding sequence ATGTCCCATCTACGATCGCCGGCTGATCAGGCACTTTATACCCGGGGCGGGATCATCACGGAACGCGATCCCGACTTTGTTATCGTTCGGCTCCGCATGCCGGCCGGGATGATTACCCCGGAACAGATGCTGGGGCTCGGGGAGATTGCAAAACGCTACGGTGCAAAAGAGCTGCACCTTACCACCCGGCAGACTATCGAGCTGCCCCACATGGATCCGGACCGGTTAGGGGAACTGGTCGCGGATCTGGAGAAGAACGGTACCCCCCTCGGTGCCGAACGCGAGGAGATCGTCAACGTGACCTCCTGCCTTGGAACCCGCTACTGCAAATACGGTATCATCGACAGTGTCGGGCTCGCCCAGGAGATCGACAGGAAATTTTTCGGCCGCGAACTTCCGGTCAAGGTCAGGATTGCCATATCCTCCTGCCCGAACAGCTGCGAGAGCGAACGCCTAAACGAGATCGGCATCACCGGGACACAGCGCCCGGTCCGGGACCCCGGTCTCTGCACGGGATGCGGCACCTGTACGCATTACTGCCGGGAGAAGGCAATCGAGGTCGATAACGGCGTGATCCTCCTCCACAAGGATCTCTGCATGGAGTGCGGGTTCTGCATCATGCCCTGCCCGTTCAAGCTCATCTCGGCAGAACCTCCCGAGTACAAGATTACGGTCGGCGGGAGAAGAGGCCGGCACCCGAAGTTCGGCCGGCACCTGATCACGGTAAAATCCCATGAGGATGTCTTACGAGTCGTGGACCGGATAGTCTACTGGATCTACCGCCAGGCATCGAGCGGCCAGATGCTTCCCGAACAGCTCGACGATCTTGAATTTGACGAATTCAAGAAATCGATCGTGAAGATGATCGAAGGATAA
- a CDS encoding YeeE/YedE thiosulfate transporter family protein produces the protein MAETKADKNEKVSCLDTLAKNPLYVGLAIGILAALVQVLLISAGGPEAYGFCVACHTRDVVNVAVNDIAGTKLAVAAISQNAILPVLTVIGVLIGAFISARYYREFRAKTGKAVSYVWYLAGGIFFMIFALFMGGCPYRLGLRIGYGDVVALIGVIAIIAGVLAGIKIATALAEREG, from the coding sequence ATGGCCGAAACAAAGGCTGATAAAAATGAAAAAGTGTCGTGTCTGGACACTCTTGCAAAGAACCCGCTCTATGTCGGGCTTGCAATCGGTATCCTTGCGGCACTCGTACAGGTCCTGTTGATCAGCGCCGGCGGCCCGGAAGCCTATGGGTTCTGCGTTGCCTGCCATACCCGTGATGTTGTAAACGTTGCCGTAAACGATATTGCCGGGACAAAACTTGCCGTGGCTGCGATCTCGCAGAACGCAATCCTGCCGGTCCTCACCGTTATCGGCGTCCTTATCGGGGCGTTTATATCGGCCCGGTACTACCGGGAGTTCCGCGCAAAGACCGGCAAAGCGGTCTCGTATGTCTGGTACCTCGCGGGCGGGATCTTCTTTATGATCTTCGCGCTTTTCATGGGCGGCTGCCCCTATCGCCTGGGCCTGCGCATCGGGTACGGCGATGTGGTGGCACTCATCGGTGTCATCGCGATCATTGCCGGTGTCCTTGCCGGGATAAAAATTGCAACAGCTCTTGCGGAGCGTGAGGGATAA
- a CDS encoding YeeE/YedE thiosulfate transporter family protein has product MVAAGWLSKDVAIIAVPIVTLILGLIIGWLGQRSGFCSIGGFRDFFMFKHTRLLFGYLALIVGAFIGYLVFWLITPSAFTNFFWLLHNGLMPVPGAPAGLTVAAYVILAVIGGIAVGLIGVLLGGCPLRQCVMTSEGNLKSLWFVIGMCVGAVVYTMWISGWGVALLKAAGIA; this is encoded by the coding sequence ATGGTCGCAGCAGGCTGGCTCTCAAAGGACGTTGCCATTATTGCCGTCCCCATCGTAACGCTCATCCTCGGCCTTATTATCGGCTGGCTCGGCCAGCGTTCCGGGTTCTGCTCCATCGGGGGATTCCGGGACTTCTTCATGTTCAAACACACCCGGCTCCTGTTCGGGTACCTTGCGCTCATAGTCGGGGCATTTATCGGCTACCTCGTCTTCTGGCTCATCACCCCGTCGGCATTCACGAACTTCTTCTGGCTTCTCCACAACGGCCTCATGCCCGTGCCCGGTGCACCGGCAGGCCTGACCGTGGCCGCGTACGTGATCCTTGCAGTCATCGGCGGGATTGCGGTCGGGCTTATCGGGGTCCTTCTTGGCGGCTGCCCGCTCCGGCAGTGCGTCATGACCTCGGAAGGCAACCTGAAATCCCTCTGGTTTGTAATCGGGATGTGCGTGGGTGCGGTTGTCTATACCATGTGGATCTCCGGCTGGGGCGTAGCGCTCCTGAAAGCCGCAGGGATTGCGTAA
- a CDS encoding sulfurtransferase TusA family protein — protein sequence MTTTNLDITGKVCPYCLLAVQKAAAGMKSSDVLVIRCDHPPAATATIPKFAEDAGMAIDSKKIESGLWEIRLTKK from the coding sequence ATGACCACAACAAATCTCGACATAACCGGGAAAGTCTGTCCCTACTGCCTGCTCGCCGTGCAGAAAGCTGCGGCCGGCATGAAATCATCGGACGTGCTGGTGATCCGCTGCGATCACCCGCCGGCAGCAACGGCCACGATCCCGAAATTTGCAGAAGATGCCGGTATGGCGATCGATTCAAAGAAGATCGAGTCGGGTCTCTGGGAGATCCGGCTTACCAAAAAATAA
- a CDS encoding DsrE family protein: MSSPVTQERLTWIGECLRYYFIKLNPENFLHHAKADEGTFTFLLTGDALYSLHDPATVRLWENLLALPSVILICDRQELSLRGISIEGLKRKLPDQVIDHNRLGINGQQSFWNDVAKIARQHEQPIPSIIGYLQLDSPYMNRSPLYCVKCLQAAVEVHASVELYAYLDGIHCGHISQSPSDFDNIGDRLEDIAEKAAKRGLQSLMLSCSRCALARGYSTWDEGEGELVSSCTIRPYRIRNLNEMVERFGRNHIILAENSASLQIKKEGSSSSFSRAEPGRATPLLILVTGTPYGSERAFGAVSFAVACAGQGILTRVVFIENGVYCLTGSPVPAAKNIWFFNLQEVIDAVAGSADLQFFSYQPSLTKRGMAKNPKMNAVLDIGTSELGQMLFTVPKGHLAGHQRVLFF; this comes from the coding sequence TTGAGCAGCCCTGTCACCCAGGAACGGCTCACGTGGATCGGGGAATGTCTGCGCTATTATTTTATCAAACTCAATCCCGAGAATTTCCTGCACCACGCAAAGGCCGATGAAGGAACGTTTACGTTCCTCCTGACCGGGGATGCGCTCTACAGCCTTCACGACCCGGCAACGGTCCGGCTCTGGGAAAACCTCCTGGCACTGCCTTCGGTAATTCTGATCTGCGACCGGCAGGAGCTGTCGCTCCGGGGCATCTCGATCGAGGGCCTGAAACGAAAACTTCCCGACCAGGTGATCGACCACAACCGGCTGGGCATCAACGGGCAGCAGTCGTTCTGGAACGATGTGGCAAAGATCGCACGCCAGCACGAACAGCCGATCCCGAGCATCATCGGGTACCTGCAGCTGGACTCTCCCTACATGAACCGCTCCCCGCTCTATTGCGTGAAATGCCTCCAGGCCGCAGTCGAGGTCCATGCCTCGGTCGAACTGTATGCCTACCTTGACGGGATCCACTGCGGGCATATCAGCCAGTCTCCTTCGGATTTCGACAATATCGGCGACCGGCTCGAAGATATCGCGGAAAAGGCGGCAAAACGCGGGCTCCAGTCCCTCATGCTCTCGTGCAGCCGCTGCGCCCTTGCCCGGGGGTACAGCACCTGGGACGAGGGGGAGGGAGAACTCGTTTCGTCCTGTACCATCCGGCCATACCGGATCCGCAATCTCAATGAGATGGTGGAACGCTTCGGGCGCAACCATATCATTTTAGCGGAAAATTCCGCATCCCTCCAGATTAAAAAAGAAGGGTCGTCGTCTTCGTTCTCACGTGCCGAACCCGGCCGGGCCACACCGTTACTTATCCTCGTGACCGGTACCCCGTACGGGTCCGAACGTGCATTCGGGGCGGTCTCCTTTGCGGTGGCCTGCGCCGGCCAGGGGATCCTGACTAGGGTGGTCTTTATCGAGAACGGCGTTTACTGCCTGACCGGAAGTCCTGTACCGGCAGCAAAAAACATCTGGTTTTTCAATCTCCAGGAAGTGATCGATGCCGTTGCCGGCAGTGCGGATCTCCAGTTCTTCTCCTACCAGCCGTCGTTAACCAAGCGTGGAATGGCAAAAAACCCGAAGATGAACGCTGTACTGGATATCGGCACGTCCGAACTCGGGCAGATGCTCTTTACCGTACCAAAGGGACACCTGGCAGGGCACCAGCGGGTACTGTTCTTTTAA
- a CDS encoding C-GCAxxG-C-C family (seleno)protein produces MEPAVPSRKMPATTGEPDPRKIREIAEDYYRSGRFYCSEAIVKTINDEFRLGYPEDVIRCASGFPIGMGGAGCSCGAVTGGVMALGMAFGRKDPRDPAVERCLMLSRELHERFTARHGCACCRSLTRGLILKSPEHLKKCVSLTGEVAEETARIILRERQAGL; encoded by the coding sequence ATGGAACCTGCCGTCCCGTCCCGGAAAATGCCGGCTACGACCGGTGAACCGGATCCCCGCAAAATCCGGGAGATCGCAGAGGATTACTACCGGTCCGGCCGTTTCTATTGTTCCGAGGCCATCGTTAAGACCATCAACGATGAGTTCAGGCTCGGCTACCCGGAAGATGTGATCCGGTGTGCTTCCGGGTTCCCGATAGGAATGGGCGGGGCCGGCTGCTCCTGCGGGGCGGTGACCGGGGGCGTCATGGCGCTTGGCATGGCCTTTGGCCGCAAAGATCCCCGCGACCCTGCGGTAGAGCGGTGCCTTATGCTCTCCCGGGAACTTCACGAGCGGTTTACCGCACGCCACGGGTGCGCCTGCTGCCGTTCCCTGACCCGGGGCCTGATCTTAAAATCCCCGGAACATCTTAAAAAATGCGTTTCCCTGACCGGGGAAGTGGCCGAGGAGACGGCAAGGATAATCCTGCGGGAACGCCAGGCCGGATTATAA
- a CDS encoding acyl-CoA dehydratase activase codes for MRYAGIDVGSRTVKLAVLEDGRLVSSRTSATSHNPLGIARDLLKGVEYDRAVATGYGRHLIKGHLDCPVVTEITAFVRGSRFFSTECRAVLDIGGQDTKAISLDENGNLKKFEMNDRCAAGTGRFLEVMATALGFTLEEFAAAALTAQKPEKINSMCTVFAESEVVSLINQGATRNDVALGIHKAIASRSAGLLRRVATDGKIFFAGGVALNPCMRVLLEKETHRHVIVPPDPQIVGAVGAALVASDPL; via the coding sequence ATGAGATACGCGGGAATCGATGTAGGCTCACGGACCGTCAAGCTTGCCGTACTTGAAGACGGCAGGCTGGTCTCCTCCCGCACATCGGCCACGTCCCACAATCCCCTTGGGATCGCACGCGATCTTTTGAAGGGCGTGGAATACGACCGGGCGGTGGCCACCGGATACGGGCGCCACCTGATCAAAGGACATCTCGACTGCCCGGTGGTAACCGAGATCACGGCCTTTGTCCGGGGATCCCGTTTTTTTTCAACGGAATGCAGGGCGGTTCTCGATATCGGCGGGCAGGACACAAAAGCCATCTCGCTTGACGAGAACGGCAATTTAAAAAAGTTCGAGATGAACGACCGGTGCGCCGCCGGGACCGGCCGGTTCCTTGAAGTCATGGCAACCGCGCTCGGTTTTACGCTCGAAGAGTTCGCAGCGGCCGCCCTTACCGCACAGAAGCCGGAAAAGATCAACAGCATGTGCACGGTCTTTGCCGAGTCAGAAGTCGTCTCCCTCATCAACCAGGGTGCAACAAGAAACGATGTGGCGCTGGGCATCCACAAGGCAATTGCCAGCCGCTCGGCCGGCCTGCTGCGCCGGGTTGCAACGGACGGGAAGATCTTTTTTGCCGGGGGAGTTGCGCTCAATCCCTGCATGAGAGTCCTTCTTGAAAAGGAGACACACCGGCACGTCATCGTCCCGCCCGATCCCCAGATTGTCGGGGCAGTCGGGGCAGCTCTTGTGGCATCGGATCCGCTCTGA